The following are encoded in a window of Camelus ferus isolate YT-003-E chromosome 20, BCGSAC_Cfer_1.0, whole genome shotgun sequence genomic DNA:
- the LOC102522884 gene encoding olfactory receptor 2B2 — MNRINESVPQEFILLGFSDRPWLELPLFVVFLVSYMLTIFDNLAIILVSRLDSKLHTPMYFFLTNLSLLDLCYTTSTVPQMLVNICSIRKVISYGGCVAQLFIFLALGSTECLLLAVMSFDRFVAICRPLHYSVIMHQRLCLQLAAASWISGFSNSVLQSTLTLQMPLCGHKEVDHFFCEVPALLKLSCVDTTANEAELFFISVLFLLIPVVLILISYAFIAQAVLKIQSTEGRRKAFGTCGSHLIVVSLFYGTAIYMYLQPPSPASKDRGKMVSLFYGIITPMLNPLIYTLRNKDVKGAFKRLIARIFLIKK; from the coding sequence ATGAATAGGATAAATGAGAGTGTCCCCCAAGAGTTCATCCTCTTAGGTTTCTCAGATCGACCATGGCTGGAGCTTCCACTCTTTGTGGTGTTCTTGGTTTCCTATATGTTGACTATCTTTGACAATCTGGCAATAATTCTCGTGTCACGTCTGGATTCCAAACTCCATACCCcgatgtatttttttcttaccaatCTCTCACTCCTAGATCTTTGCTACACCACAAGCACAGTTCCACAGATGCTGGTGAACATATGCAGCATCAGGAAGGTGATTAGTTATGGTGGCTGTGTGGCccaacttttcattttcctggcCTTGGGTTCCACTGAATGTCTCCTCTTGGCTGTCATGTCCTTTGACAGGTTTGTAGCTATTTGTCGGCCTCTCCATTACTCAGTCATCATGCACCAGAGGCTCTGCCTACAGTTGGCAGCTGCATCCTGGATTAGTGGCTTCAGCAACTCAGTATTGCAGTCCACTTTGACCCTTCAGATGCCACTCTGTGGCCACAAAGAAGTGGATCACTTCTTCTGTGAAGTCCCTGCTCTGCTCAAGTTGTCGTGTGTGGACACAACAGCAAATGAGGCTGAACTATTTTTTATCAGTGTGCTATTTCTTCTAATACCTGTGGTACTCATTCTTATATCATATGCTTTTATTGCTCAAGCGGTGTTGAAAATACAGTCAACTGAAGGTCGGCGAAAGGCATTTGGAACATGTGGCTCCCATCTGATTGTGGTGTCCCTTTTTTATGGCACTGCTATCTATATGTACCTGCAACCACCATCCCCTGCCTCCAAGGACCGGGGAAAGATGGTCTCCCTTTTCTATGGAATCATCACACCCATGTTGAACCCCCTTATATACACACTTAGAAACAAAGATGTAAAAGGAGCGTTTAAGAGGTTGATTGCAAGGATTTTCTTAATCAAGAAATAG
- the LOC102523899 gene encoding LOW QUALITY PROTEIN: putative olfactory receptor 2W6 (The sequence of the model RefSeq protein was modified relative to this genomic sequence to represent the inferred CDS: inserted 1 base in 1 codon) yields MWSQVMXKDNTSSFERFILVGFSDRPHLELILFVVVLTFYLLTLLGNMTIILLSVLDSRLHTPMYFFLANLSFLDMCFTTGSIPQMLYNLGGPDKTISYLRCAIQLYFVLALGGVECVLLAVMAYDRYAAVCKPLHYTVIMHPRLCGQLASVAWLSGFGNSLIMAPQTLMLPRCGHRRVDHFLCEMPALIVMACVDTMTLEALAFALAIFIILAPLILILISYGYIVQAVLRIKSAAGGKKAFNTCSSHLIIVSLFYGTIIYMYLQPANTYSQDQGKFLTLFYTIVTPSVNPLIYTLRNKDVKEAMKKVLGKEGAEVQ; encoded by the exons ATGTGGTCACAGGTGA GAAAGGACAACACAAGTTCTTTTGAAAGATTCATCCTTGTGGGCTTCTCTGATCGTCCCCACCTAGAGCTGATCCTCTTTGTGGTTGTCCTCACTTTTTATCTGCTGACTCTTCTTGGCAACATGACCATCATCTTGCTTTCAGTTCTCGATTCCCGGCTACACACACCAATGTATTTCTTTTTGGCCAACCTCTCATTCCTAGACATGTGTTTCACCACAGGTTCCATCCCTCAGATGCTCTACAACCTTGGTGGTCCAGATAAGACCATCAGCTATCTCCGTTGTGCCATTCAGCTCTACTTCGTCCTGGCTCTGGGAGGAGTGGAGTGTGTCCTCCTGGCTGTCATGGCATATGACCGTTATGCTGCAGTCTGCAAACCTCTGCACTACACTGTCATCATGCACCCACGTCTCTGTGGGCAGCTGGCTTCAGTGGCATGGTTGAGTGGCTTTGGCAATTCTCTCATAATGGCACCCCAGACGTTGATGCTACCTCGCTGCGGGCACAGGCGGGTGGACCACTTTCTCTGTGAGATGCCAGCACTAATTGTCATGGCCTGTGTAGATACCATGACCCTTGAGGCATTAGCATTTGCCTTGGCAATCTTTATCATCTTGGCACcactcatcctcatcctcatctctTATGGTTATATTGTACAAGCTGTACTTAGGATCAAGTCAGCTGCTGGAGGAAAGAAAGCCTTCAACACCTGTAGCTCCCACCTCATTATTGTCTCTCTCTTCTATGGTACGATCATATACATGTACCTCCAGCCAGCAAACACTTATTCTCAGGACCAGGGCAAGTTCCTTACTCTTTTCTATACAATTGTCACTCCCAGTGTTAACCCCCTGATTTATACACTGAGAAACAAAGATGTTAAAGAGGCCATGAAGAAGGTACTAGGGAAAGAGGGTGCAGAAGTACAGTAA
- the LOC102524156 gene encoding olfactory receptor 2B6, translating into MFIDFLNFCFRKPRMETLVTNHINDSIPLEFILLGFSDQPWLEFLLFVVFFISYIVTIFGNLTIILVSRLDSRLHTPMYFFLTNLSLLDVCYTTSTVPQLLVNLYSTRKVISYAGCVAQLFVFLALGATECVLLAVMSFDRFVAICWPLHYSVIMHQRLCLQLAAASWVTGFSNSVWLSALTLQLPLCGPYVLDHFLCEVPALLKLSCVDTTANEAELFLVSVLFHLVPLTLILISYAFIAQAVLRIQSAEGRQKAFGTCGSHLIVVSLFYGTAISMYLQPPSTNSKDRGKLVSLFYGIIAPMLNPLIYTLRNKEVKEAFKRLVARVFSIKK; encoded by the coding sequence atgtTCATTGACTTCCTGAATTTTTGTTTCAGGAAACCAAGAATGGAAACACTGGTCACGAATCACATAAATGACAGTATCCCACTGGAGTTTATCCTCTTAGGCTTCTCAGATCAACCATGGCTGGAGTTTCTACtctttgtggttttcttcatttcttataTCGTGACTATCTTTGGAAATCTGACCATTATTCTAGTGTCACGCCTGGACTCCAGACTCCATACACCCATGTATTTCTTTCTTACCAATCTGTCACTCCTAGATGTTTGCTACACCACAAGCACAGTTCCACAACTGCTGGTGAATTTATACAGCACCAGGAAGGTAATTAGTTATGCTGGCTGTGTAGCCCAGCTTTTCGTGTTTCTGGCCTTGGGGGCCACTGAATGTGTTCTGCTGGCTGTCATGTCCTTTGATAGGTTTGTAGCTATTTGCTGGCCTCTCCATTACTCAGTCATCATGCACCAGAGGCTCTGCCTCCAGTTGGCGGCTGCGTCCTGGGTTACTGGTTTCAGCAACTCAGTGTGGTTATCTGCCCTGACTCTCCAACTGCCACTCTGTGGCCCTTATGTACTAGATCACTTTCTCTGTGAAGTCCCTGCTCTGCTCAAGTTGTCCTGTGTTGACACAACAGCAAATGAGGCTGAACTATTCCTTGTAAGTGTGTTATTCCATCTGGTACCCTTGACACTTATTCTTATATCGTATGCTTTTATTGCTCAAGCAGTGTTGAGAATCCAATCTGCTGAAGGTAGACAAAAAGCATTTGGAACATGTGGCTCCCATCTGATTGTGGTGTCCCTTTTTTATGGTACAGCTATCTCCATGTACCTGCAACCACCTTCAACCAACTCCAAGGACCGGGGAAAGTTGGTTTCCCTCTTCTATGGAATCATCGCACCCATGCTGAACCCCCTGATATATACACTTAGAAACAAAGAGGTAAAGGAGGCATTTAAAAGGTTAGTTGCAAGAGTTTTCTCAATCAAGAAATAA